One genomic window of Pseudomonas chlororaphis subsp. piscium includes the following:
- a CDS encoding sulfite exporter TauE/SafE family protein, with protein sequence MNTSLAFYQNLGLLLSLLVIGTFVLAGMIKGVIGLGLPTIAMGLLGLAMAPTQAAALLIIPATLTNVWQLAFSGHLLGLLKRLWPMLLAIFIGTGLGSLWLGIDGGRWVVRALGAALLLYALSGLLLPTLRLRPRMETWLGPACGLVTGVITSATGVFVIPAVPYLQALGLHKDELVQALGLSFTVSTLALAAGLYWRGALGGGELSASLLALIPALLGMWLGQALRQRISAVLFKRVFFCGLGLLGGHLLISG encoded by the coding sequence ATGAACACTTCCCTCGCGTTTTACCAGAACCTCGGTTTGCTCCTGTCCCTGCTGGTGATCGGCACCTTTGTCCTGGCTGGCATGATCAAGGGCGTGATCGGCCTCGGCCTGCCGACCATCGCCATGGGCCTGCTCGGCCTGGCTATGGCACCGACGCAGGCTGCGGCCTTGCTGATCATTCCGGCGACCCTGACCAATGTCTGGCAACTGGCCTTTAGTGGGCACCTGCTGGGTCTGCTCAAGCGCTTGTGGCCGATGCTGCTGGCGATCTTTATCGGCACCGGCCTGGGCAGCCTGTGGCTGGGGATCGACGGTGGGCGCTGGGTGGTGCGGGCGTTGGGGGCGGCGTTATTGCTCTATGCCCTGAGCGGATTGCTGCTGCCGACCCTGCGGCTGCGGCCGCGAATGGAAACCTGGCTGGGCCCGGCCTGTGGCCTGGTGACGGGCGTCATCACTTCGGCCACCGGGGTGTTCGTGATTCCGGCGGTGCCTTATCTGCAAGCCTTGGGCTTGCACAAGGATGAGCTGGTGCAGGCCCTGGGGCTGTCGTTCACCGTCTCGACCCTGGCCCTGGCGGCCGGCCTGTACTGGCGCGGCGCCCTGGGTGGCGGCGAGCTCAGCGCCTCGTTGCTGGCGCTGATCCCGGCCCTGCTCGGCATGTGGCTGGGCCAGGCGTTGCGCCAGCGCATCAGCGCGGTGCTGTTCAAGCGGGTGTTCTTTTGTGGCCTTGGGTTGCTCGGCGGCCACCTGTTGATCAGCGGTTAG
- a CDS encoding putative quinol monooxygenase gives MSEQHGFILHAKTRPEMSEAFEALFRAYVEPSRAEPGCIEYHMLRDQQDPSLFIFYEIWESQAHLEVHSNLPHMKAFFDKRMDYLERDFDIRRIDMLSPSSANR, from the coding sequence ATGTCCGAACAGCACGGTTTTATCCTCCACGCCAAAACCCGCCCGGAAATGTCCGAAGCCTTCGAAGCGCTGTTTCGCGCCTATGTCGAGCCAAGCCGCGCCGAGCCCGGCTGCATCGAATACCACATGCTGCGCGACCAGCAGGACCCGAGCCTGTTCATCTTCTACGAGATCTGGGAATCCCAGGCGCACTTGGAGGTGCACTCCAACCTGCCGCACATGAAGGCCTTCTTCGACAAGCGCATGGATTACTTGGAACGGGACTTCGATATCCGCCGCATCGATATGCTCAGCCCGTCGTCCGCTAACCGCTGA
- a CDS encoding NAD(P)H-dependent oxidoreductase, protein MKKVLLLNGGKKFAHSDGRYNATLHETAVAVLDRGGMDVKVTHIDEGYDIKEEVAKFLWADVIVYQMPGWWMGAPWTVKKYIDEVFTEGHGSLYASDGRTRSDASQKYGSGGLIHDKQYMLSLTWNAPQQAFDDPTDFFEAKGVDAVYFPFHKANQFLGMSGLPTFLCVDVMKRPNIEADVQRYEEHLKAVFNLPA, encoded by the coding sequence ATGAAAAAAGTACTGTTGCTCAACGGTGGCAAGAAGTTCGCCCACTCCGACGGCCGCTACAACGCGACCCTGCATGAAACCGCGGTGGCGGTGCTGGACCGTGGCGGCATGGACGTGAAAGTCACCCACATCGACGAGGGCTACGACATCAAGGAGGAAGTGGCCAAGTTCCTCTGGGCCGACGTGATCGTCTACCAGATGCCGGGCTGGTGGATGGGCGCGCCCTGGACCGTGAAAAAGTACATCGATGAAGTCTTCACCGAAGGCCACGGCAGCCTCTACGCCAGCGACGGCCGCACCCGTTCCGACGCCTCGCAGAAATACGGCAGCGGCGGCCTGATCCACGACAAGCAGTACATGCTGTCGCTGACCTGGAACGCTCCGCAGCAAGCCTTCGACGACCCGACCGACTTCTTCGAAGCCAAGGGTGTGGATGCGGTGTACTTCCCGTTCCACAAGGCCAACCAGTTCCTCGGGATGAGCGGCCTGCCGACCTTCCTCTGCGTCGACGTGATGAAGCGCCCGAACATCGAAGCCGATGTGCAGCGTTACGAAGAACACCTCAAGGCGGTGTTCAACCTCCCCGCGTAA
- a CDS encoding LysR family transcriptional regulator, producing MKARSDELQIFVCVIECGSISAAAEQVGQTPSAVSRTLSRLEAKLDTTLINRTTRRMDLTEEGKYFFEQAKLILDQMDELEERLSSRQQTPSGRLRINAASPFMLHAIVPYIAEFRSLYPDIQLELNSNDLIIDLLEQSTDIAIRIGTLADSTLHARSLGCSPLHILASPAYLKQHGTPATVAELSEHTLLGFTQTETLNHWPLRHVHGDRWPIQPGISASSGETVRHLALEGQGIACLSHFMTIDDIRAGRLTPILAQFNSGYRQPINAVYYRNSQLALRIQCFLDFIQGKLADYANPLFEG from the coding sequence GTGAAAGCCAGATCCGACGAACTCCAGATCTTCGTCTGCGTCATCGAGTGCGGTTCGATTTCCGCGGCGGCCGAGCAGGTCGGGCAGACGCCGTCGGCGGTCAGCCGGACCCTGTCGCGCCTGGAAGCCAAGCTCGATACCACACTGATCAACCGCACCACACGGCGCATGGACCTGACCGAAGAGGGCAAGTACTTTTTCGAGCAGGCCAAGCTGATCCTCGACCAGATGGACGAGCTCGAAGAACGCCTGTCGTCCCGCCAGCAGACACCGTCCGGGCGCCTGCGGATCAACGCTGCCTCGCCGTTCATGCTGCACGCCATCGTGCCCTACATCGCCGAGTTCCGTAGCCTGTACCCGGACATCCAGCTGGAGCTCAACAGCAACGACCTGATCATCGACCTGCTGGAACAGAGCACCGATATCGCGATCCGCATTGGCACCCTGGCGGACTCGACCCTGCATGCGCGTTCGCTCGGTTGCAGCCCGCTGCATATCCTCGCCAGCCCCGCGTACCTGAAGCAGCACGGCACACCCGCCACCGTGGCCGAGCTGAGCGAACATACCCTGCTGGGCTTCACCCAGACCGAAACCCTCAACCACTGGCCGCTGCGCCATGTGCACGGCGACCGCTGGCCGATCCAGCCGGGCATCAGCGCCTCCAGCGGTGAGACGGTGCGTCACCTGGCGCTGGAAGGGCAGGGCATCGCCTGCTTGTCGCACTTCATGACCATCGACGACATCCGCGCCGGGCGCCTCACGCCGATCCTCGCCCAGTTCAACAGCGGTTATCGCCAGCCGATCAACGCCGTGTACTACCGCAACTCGCAGCTGGCCCTGCGCATCCAGTGCTTCCTCGACTTTATCCAGGGCAAGCTGGCCGATTACGCCAACCCGCTGTTCGAAGGCTGA
- a CDS encoding NAD-dependent epimerase/dehydratase family protein yields the protein MNVFVTGAAGFIGGSIATGLVQAGHQVTGLVRSAEQAAELTALGIKPVLGSLDDSAVLIEQARAADAVINAASSDHRGAVEVLLAALKGSNKVFLHTSGSSIVGDASGGKVSDVIYQENNLPEPTVDKAARVAIDNLVLAAAKDGVNSAVLCNTLIYGHSLGVKRDSVQLPRLLKQARKSGVVRHVGPGQNIWSNVHIEDVVALYLLALTRNIPGTFYFVESGEASFIDMTTAMAEALRLDPPQDWPLADAEAEWGYEMANYGLGSNSRVRGKKAREQLGWVPRRTSVLEWIRHEMV from the coding sequence ATGAATGTATTCGTCACCGGCGCCGCGGGTTTTATCGGCGGCTCCATCGCCACCGGCCTGGTCCAGGCCGGCCATCAAGTCACCGGCCTGGTGCGCAGTGCCGAGCAGGCCGCCGAACTCACTGCCCTGGGCATCAAGCCGGTGCTCGGCAGCCTGGACGACAGCGCCGTGCTGATCGAGCAGGCCCGCGCCGCCGATGCGGTGATCAACGCCGCCAGCAGCGACCATCGTGGCGCGGTGGAAGTCCTGCTCGCGGCCCTCAAGGGTTCGAACAAGGTCTTCCTGCACACCAGCGGTTCGAGCATCGTCGGCGATGCCTCGGGCGGCAAGGTCAGCGACGTGATCTACCAGGAAAACAACCTGCCAGAGCCCACCGTCGACAAGGCCGCGCGGGTGGCCATCGACAACCTGGTGCTGGCCGCGGCCAAGGACGGGGTGAACTCGGCGGTGCTCTGCAACACCCTGATCTACGGCCACAGCCTCGGGGTGAAACGCGACAGCGTGCAGCTGCCGCGACTGCTCAAGCAGGCACGTAAAAGCGGCGTGGTGCGGCATGTCGGGCCGGGGCAGAACATCTGGTCCAACGTGCATATCGAAGACGTGGTGGCGCTGTACCTGCTGGCGCTGACCCGCAACATTCCAGGGACTTTCTACTTCGTCGAAAGCGGTGAAGCCTCCTTCATCGACATGACCACTGCCATGGCCGAAGCCCTGCGCCTCGACCCGCCGCAGGACTGGCCGCTGGCCGACGCCGAAGCCGAATGGGGCTACGAGATGGCCAACTACGGTCTGGGCTCCAACAGCCGCGTACGCGGCAAGAAAGCCCGCGAACAGCTGGGCTGGGTACCGCGGCGCACCTCGGTGCTGGAGTGGATTCGCCACGAGATGGTCTGA
- the ggt gene encoding gamma-glutamyltransferase — MRIVLFKTLALTVAIAASSPAFAALLEGGAVAAPNQYGADVAAQILKKGGNAVDAAVATAFTLAVTYPEAGNIGGGGFMTLFIDGKPYFLDYRETAPKAATRDMYLNEKGEVIENLSLVGARAAGVPGTVMGLWEAHKKFGKLPWSELITPAVGYAKNGFKVADKQYQYREDALKLFKDSTNFGDYFGSMKSGETFRQPELAATLERIADQGVKEFYEGKTADLLVAQMQADKGLITKQDLQDYKVAWREPLQVNWRGNTLYTAPPPSSGGVALAQLMTIKEERTADFKGVELNSAKYIHLLAEIEKRVFADRADYLGDPAFSEVPVKQLTDPAYLKKRAAEINPTAISPTEKVRPGLERHQTTHFSIVDADGNAVSNTYTLNWDYGSGVVVKGAGFLLNDEMDDFSAKPGVANAFGVVGGDANAIAPGKRMLSSMSPSLVTRDGKVTLVLGTPGGSRIFTSIFQVLNNLYDFNLPLEKAVAAQRVHHQLLPKDTIYYDAYAPLSGKVADELKAMGYTLEDQGWEMGDIQAIRVTGSQLETASDPRGRGVGKVVK; from the coding sequence ATGCGCATTGTTCTGTTTAAGACCTTGGCTCTGACAGTGGCCATCGCCGCCAGCTCGCCGGCTTTCGCCGCGCTGCTGGAAGGGGGCGCGGTCGCCGCGCCGAACCAGTATGGCGCCGACGTCGCGGCGCAGATTCTCAAGAAAGGCGGCAACGCGGTGGATGCCGCGGTCGCCACCGCCTTCACCCTGGCGGTGACCTACCCCGAGGCCGGCAACATTGGCGGCGGCGGTTTCATGACCCTGTTCATCGACGGTAAACCCTACTTCCTCGACTACCGCGAAACCGCGCCCAAGGCCGCGACCCGCGACATGTACCTGAATGAAAAAGGCGAGGTCATCGAAAACCTCAGCCTGGTCGGCGCGCGCGCCGCGGGGGTGCCGGGCACGGTGATGGGCCTGTGGGAAGCGCACAAGAAGTTCGGCAAGCTGCCCTGGAGCGAGCTGATCACCCCGGCGGTGGGCTATGCGAAGAACGGCTTCAAGGTCGCCGACAAGCAGTACCAGTACCGCGAGGACGCGCTGAAGCTGTTCAAGGACAGCACCAATTTCGGCGACTATTTCGGCAGCATGAAATCGGGCGAAACCTTCCGCCAGCCGGAGCTGGCCGCGACCCTGGAACGCATCGCCGACCAGGGCGTCAAGGAGTTCTACGAAGGCAAGACCGCCGACCTGCTGGTGGCGCAGATGCAGGCCGACAAAGGCCTGATCACCAAGCAGGACCTACAGGACTACAAGGTCGCCTGGCGTGAGCCGCTGCAGGTCAACTGGCGCGGCAACACCCTGTACACCGCGCCGCCGCCCAGCTCCGGTGGCGTCGCCCTGGCGCAGTTGATGACCATCAAGGAAGAACGCACGGCGGACTTCAAGGGCGTCGAGCTGAACTCGGCCAAGTACATCCACCTGCTGGCGGAAATCGAAAAGCGCGTGTTCGCCGACCGCGCCGATTACCTCGGTGACCCGGCGTTTTCCGAGGTGCCGGTCAAGCAACTGACCGACCCGGCCTACCTGAAAAAACGCGCCGCCGAGATCAACCCGACGGCCATCTCGCCCACCGAAAAAGTCCGCCCGGGCCTGGAGCGGCACCAGACCACCCACTTCTCCATCGTCGACGCCGACGGCAACGCGGTGAGCAATACCTACACCCTTAACTGGGACTATGGCAGCGGCGTGGTGGTCAAGGGCGCGGGGTTCCTGCTCAACGACGAAATGGACGACTTCAGCGCCAAGCCCGGGGTGGCCAACGCCTTTGGCGTAGTCGGCGGTGATGCCAACGCCATCGCGCCGGGCAAGCGCATGTTGTCGTCCATGAGCCCGAGTCTGGTGACCCGCGACGGCAAGGTCACCCTGGTGCTGGGCACGCCGGGCGGGTCGCGGATCTTCACCTCGATCTTCCAGGTGCTGAACAACCTCTACGACTTCAACCTGCCGCTGGAAAAAGCCGTGGCCGCGCAGCGCGTGCATCACCAGTTGCTGCCCAAGGACACCATTTACTACGACGCCTACGCACCGCTCAGCGGCAAGGTCGCCGACGAGCTGAAAGCCATGGGCTACACCCTGGAAGACCAGGGCTGGGAGATGGGCGATATCCAGGCGATCCGGGTCACCGGCAGCCAGCTGGAAACGGCCTCCGACCCGCGCGGGCGCGGCGTGGGCAAAGTCGTCAAATAA
- a CDS encoding gluconate:H+ symporter — protein MTPALGYWLLGYAAIAIIALIVLIARYRINPFIVITLVSVGLALMAGMPPSGVVGAYEAGVGKTLGHIALVVALGTMLGKMMAESGGAEQVARTLIDRFGERNAHWAMVCIAFLVGLPLFFEVGFVLLVPIAFTVAKRVGVSILMVGLPMVAGLSVVHALVPPHPAAMLAVQAYQASVGQTLLYAILIGIPTAIIAGPVYAKFIVPRIQLPAENPLARQFIDREPRTRLPSFAITMATILLPVVLMLIGGWANLISTPGSGLNQFLLFIGNSVIALLLATLLSFWTLGLAQGFNRESILRFTNECLAPTASITLLVGAGGGLNRILVDAGVTDQIVGLAHEFQLSPLLMGWLFAALMRIATGSATVAMTTASGVVAPVAIGLGYPHPELLVLATGAGSVIFSHVNDGGFWLIKEYFNMTVTQTFKTWTVLETLISVVAFALTVGLAQLL, from the coding sequence ATGACACCTGCATTGGGCTACTGGCTGCTGGGCTATGCCGCCATCGCCATCATCGCGCTGATCGTCCTGATCGCGCGTTACCGGATCAACCCGTTCATTGTCATCACCCTGGTCTCGGTGGGCCTGGCGCTGATGGCCGGGATGCCGCCGTCCGGCGTGGTCGGGGCCTACGAGGCGGGTGTCGGCAAGACTCTCGGGCACATTGCCCTGGTGGTGGCCCTGGGCACCATGCTCGGCAAGATGATGGCCGAGTCCGGCGGCGCGGAGCAGGTGGCGCGGACCCTGATCGACCGTTTCGGCGAGCGCAACGCGCATTGGGCGATGGTCTGCATCGCCTTCCTGGTGGGCCTGCCGCTGTTTTTCGAGGTCGGCTTCGTGTTGCTGGTGCCGATTGCCTTCACCGTGGCGAAGCGTGTCGGCGTGTCGATCCTGATGGTCGGCCTGCCGATGGTCGCCGGCCTGTCGGTGGTGCATGCCCTGGTGCCGCCGCACCCGGCGGCGATGCTGGCGGTGCAGGCCTATCAGGCATCGGTGGGGCAGACCCTGCTGTATGCGATCCTGATCGGCATTCCCACGGCGATCATCGCCGGTCCCGTGTACGCCAAATTCATCGTGCCGCGCATCCAGCTGCCGGCGGAAAACCCGCTGGCGCGCCAGTTCATCGACCGTGAGCCGCGCACCCGCCTGCCCAGTTTTGCGATCACCATGGCCACCATCCTGTTGCCGGTGGTGCTGATGCTGATCGGCGGCTGGGCCAACCTGATTTCCACCCCGGGCAGTGGCCTCAACCAGTTCCTGCTGTTTATCGGCAACTCGGTGATCGCCCTGTTGCTGGCGACCCTGCTGAGCTTCTGGACCCTTGGCCTGGCCCAGGGCTTCAACCGCGAATCGATCCTCAGGTTCACCAACGAATGCCTGGCGCCGACCGCCAGCATCACCCTGCTGGTGGGCGCCGGTGGCGGCCTGAACCGGATCCTGGTGGACGCCGGGGTCACCGACCAGATCGTCGGCCTGGCCCATGAGTTCCAACTGTCGCCGCTGCTGATGGGCTGGCTGTTCGCCGCGCTGATGCGCATCGCCACCGGCTCGGCCACCGTGGCCATGACCACCGCCTCGGGCGTGGTGGCGCCGGTGGCCATCGGCCTGGGTTACCCCCATCCGGAACTGCTGGTGCTGGCCACCGGCGCCGGCTCGGTGATCTTCTCTCACGTCAACGACGGCGGCTTTTGGCTGATCAAGGAATACTTCAATATGACCGTGACCCAGACCTTCAAGACCTGGACGGTGCTGGAGACCCTGATCTCGGTGGTCGCCTTCGCCCTGACCGTCGGTCTTGCCCAACTGCTTTGA
- a CDS encoding MurR/RpiR family transcriptional regulator, with product MDILYQIRSRQDSFSAGEGRIARLMLDDVGFAASASLEELAQQAEVSAATLSRFARSVGCRDLRDLRLQLAQASGVGSRFLDPAGTPEQSGFYRQIVGDIESTLHQHLAGFDESRFRDAVRLLGKAQMIHAFGMGGCSTLCSDELQVRLVRLGYPIAACHDPVMMRVTAAALGPQHALIACSLTGITPELLETVELARSYGASVLAITLADSPLAQLADVLLPLQSAETSFIYKPTAARYGMLLAIDVLATELALALPEDNQERLRRIKLALDDYRGGDDCLPLGD from the coding sequence ATGGACATCCTCTACCAGATCCGTTCCCGCCAGGATTCCTTCAGCGCCGGCGAAGGCCGCATCGCCCGCTTGATGCTGGATGACGTCGGTTTCGCCGCCTCGGCCAGCCTGGAAGAGCTGGCGCAGCAGGCGGAAGTCAGCGCCGCCACCCTGTCGCGTTTTGCCCGCAGCGTGGGTTGTCGCGACCTGCGCGACCTGCGCCTGCAACTGGCCCAGGCCAGTGGGGTCGGCAGCCGTTTTCTCGACCCGGCGGGCACCCCGGAGCAGTCGGGTTTCTACCGGCAGATCGTTGGCGATATCGAGTCGACCCTGCACCAGCACCTGGCGGGGTTCGACGAGTCGCGCTTTCGCGACGCGGTGCGTTTGCTGGGCAAGGCGCAGATGATCCACGCCTTCGGCATGGGCGGCTGTTCCACCTTGTGCAGCGACGAATTGCAGGTGCGCCTGGTGCGCCTCGGCTACCCCATCGCCGCCTGCCACGACCCGGTGATGATGCGGGTGACCGCCGCGGCTTTGGGCCCGCAACACGCGCTGATCGCCTGCTCCCTGACCGGCATCACCCCCGAATTGCTGGAGACCGTCGAACTGGCCCGCAGCTACGGCGCCAGCGTGCTCGCCATCACCCTGGCCGACTCGCCGCTGGCGCAGCTGGCGGACGTGCTGCTGCCGCTGCAAAGCGCCGAGACCTCCTTTATCTACAAACCCACGGCCGCGCGCTACGGCATGTTGCTGGCCATTGATGTATTGGCCACCGAGCTGGCGCTGGCCCTGCCCGAAGACAACCAGGAACGCCTGCGCCGGATCAAACTGGCCCTGGACGATTACCGCGGCGGCGACGATTGCCTGCCGCTGGGAG